A stretch of the Tannerella serpentiformis genome encodes the following:
- the mutL gene encoding DNA mismatch repair endonuclease MutL has product MSDIIHLLPDHIANQIAAGEVIQRPASVVKELMENAVDAGADQITVIIKDAGRTLVQVIDNGKGMSETDARMAFERHATSKIAAAEDLFSLRTMGFRGEALPSIAAVAQVELRTRVRGAELGTRLEIDGSELVDLAPDACAEGAIFSVKNLFFNIPARRKFLKSNETEFRNILTEFEHVVLAHPEITFRLVHGDTEVMNLPAAPLRRRIVDVFGKSFNRRLLPVETDTSLVKIEGFVGRIDAVRRRGYRNYFFVNGRYMRHPYFHKAVIRAYENLTPPGELPDYFIYLTLDPATIDVNIHPTKTEIKFENEQPIWQILSSAVRETLGKFNAAPSIDFDTEGAIDIPVYNPAADRTAVRQPSVEVNTRYNPFRAAPPLAADRNWEKLYQDFERDGRPALPEVDPPTAPSTTAPLFPEPTPAASNCFQFRNRYILTALKSGLVMIDQHRAHVRILYDRYLRNVRQHTAASQQLLFPELVELTASEAALLPSLLDDLHRLGFELSPMGGNSFSVTALPTGLPDTDPKRLLKELLDSAADALPAASDALTERLALALARSAAIRPGRPLSAEEMEEMVATLFSTDSNQLTPDGKPVLILLTDDELATRFK; this is encoded by the coding sequence ATGAGCGACATCATCCACTTACTCCCCGACCACATCGCCAACCAAATCGCCGCCGGAGAGGTCATCCAGCGACCCGCCTCCGTCGTCAAGGAACTGATGGAGAACGCCGTCGATGCCGGCGCCGACCAAATCACTGTCATCATCAAGGATGCCGGACGGACGCTCGTGCAGGTGATCGACAACGGCAAGGGCATGTCAGAGACCGACGCTCGCATGGCTTTCGAACGGCACGCCACGTCGAAGATCGCTGCCGCTGAAGATCTCTTCTCCCTCCGCACGATGGGCTTCCGCGGCGAGGCGTTGCCCTCCATCGCGGCCGTGGCACAGGTGGAACTCCGTACCCGCGTCCGAGGGGCCGAGCTGGGAACGCGCCTCGAAATAGACGGCTCCGAACTGGTCGACCTCGCACCCGATGCCTGTGCCGAAGGGGCCATCTTTTCCGTCAAGAACCTCTTCTTCAACATCCCCGCGCGCAGAAAGTTCCTCAAGTCAAACGAAACCGAGTTCCGCAACATCCTCACCGAGTTCGAGCATGTCGTCCTCGCTCACCCCGAGATCACCTTCCGCCTCGTGCATGGCGACACCGAAGTGATGAATCTGCCGGCCGCCCCCCTGCGACGGCGCATTGTGGACGTGTTTGGCAAAAGTTTCAACCGCCGACTCCTGCCTGTCGAAACGGATACGTCGCTCGTAAAAATTGAAGGTTTCGTCGGCCGAATCGATGCCGTGCGCCGCCGCGGCTATCGCAACTATTTCTTCGTCAACGGTCGTTACATGCGCCACCCCTACTTCCACAAGGCCGTCATCCGCGCCTACGAGAACCTCACGCCCCCCGGCGAACTGCCCGATTACTTCATCTACCTCACCTTAGATCCCGCCACGATAGACGTCAACATCCACCCGACCAAGACAGAAATTAAGTTCGAAAACGAACAGCCCATCTGGCAAATCCTCTCCTCAGCCGTCCGCGAGACGCTCGGAAAGTTCAACGCCGCACCCAGCATCGATTTCGACACCGAGGGAGCCATCGACATCCCAGTCTATAACCCCGCGGCCGATCGCACAGCCGTCCGGCAGCCATCCGTCGAGGTCAATACGCGTTACAACCCCTTCCGTGCCGCGCCGCCCCTCGCTGCCGACCGCAACTGGGAGAAGCTCTACCAAGACTTCGAACGCGACGGCCGACCCGCCCTCCCGGAGGTCGACCCGCCCACGGCCCCGTCCACGACGGCGCCCCTCTTCCCCGAACCTACGCCTGCGGCCTCCAACTGCTTCCAGTTCCGCAACCGATACATCCTCACCGCCCTCAAATCCGGACTGGTCATGATCGACCAGCACCGCGCGCACGTCCGCATCCTCTACGACCGCTACCTCCGCAACGTCCGCCAGCACACGGCCGCCTCCCAGCAGCTCCTCTTTCCCGAACTCGTGGAGCTCACCGCCTCCGAGGCCGCGCTCCTGCCCAGCCTCCTCGACGACCTGCACCGCCTCGGCTTCGAGCTAAGCCCCATGGGCGGCAACAGCTTTTCCGTGACCGCCCTCCCCACCGGCCTCCCCGACACGGATCCCAAGCGCCTGCTCAAAGAGCTGCTCGACAGCGCCGCCGACGCCCTCCCCGCCGCCTCCGACGCCTTGACCGAAAGGCTGGCCCTCGCCCTGGCCCGATCCGCCGCCATCCGCCCCGGCCGACCGCTCTCGGCCGAAGAGATGGAGGAGATGGTCGCCACGCTCTTCTCCACCGACTCCAACCAGCTCACACCGGACGGCAAACCGGTGCTTATCCTCCTCACCGACGACGAATTGGCCACGCGATTTAAGTAG
- the hemW gene encoding radical SAM family heme chaperone HemW, with product MAGLYVHVPFCTQRCSYCDFYTQTDSRLRTDYLRALRRELAERAAELDHEPLDTIYFGGGTPSQLPIDALRAIFRTIRAHYDVSSCREITLEANPDDLSADYLRQLHSQLPIRRISLGVQSFDDADLLRLRRRHDSQGAIRAVGRCLEAGFTDISIDLIYGLPDQTPEAWARNLDVAFRLGVSHLSAYHLTYEAGTPLHRQLLSGRIHAISEDVSVRLYRLLIERAARAGWEHYEVSNFSLPGRFARHNSAYWTGARYIGVGPSAHSYDGRARSWNVASLPAYVTGNLSGRPDREREVTDDDMRYNEYLMTRLRTMWGISLPHLRDTFGPRRLAHFLRHATPYIASGRLVRLHDPADTIRLTEEAFFVSDGIISSLFA from the coding sequence ATGGCCGGCCTCTACGTCCACGTCCCCTTCTGCACCCAGCGCTGCAGTTATTGCGACTTCTACACCCAAACCGACAGCCGTCTCCGCACCGATTACCTCCGCGCCCTCCGACGCGAGCTGGCCGAACGCGCCGCAGAGCTGGACCATGAGCCGCTCGACACCATCTACTTCGGCGGCGGCACCCCCTCGCAGCTCCCCATCGATGCGCTCCGCGCCATCTTCCGCACCATTCGCGCCCACTACGACGTCTCATCCTGCCGCGAGATCACCCTGGAGGCCAACCCCGACGACCTCTCCGCCGACTACCTCCGCCAGCTCCACTCCCAGCTCCCCATCCGCCGCATCAGCCTCGGCGTGCAGAGCTTCGACGACGCCGACCTCCTCCGCCTCCGCCGCCGCCACGACTCCCAGGGCGCCATCCGGGCCGTCGGCCGCTGCCTCGAGGCGGGCTTCACCGACATCAGCATCGACCTCATCTACGGCCTCCCGGACCAGACCCCGGAAGCTTGGGCGCGCAACCTCGACGTGGCCTTCCGCCTCGGCGTCTCCCATCTTTCGGCCTACCATCTGACCTACGAGGCAGGCACACCCCTCCACCGGCAGCTCCTCAGCGGACGCATCCACGCCATCAGCGAGGACGTCAGCGTCCGCCTCTACCGCCTCCTCATCGAGCGCGCCGCCCGCGCCGGTTGGGAGCACTACGAGGTGTCGAACTTCAGTCTCCCCGGCCGCTTTGCCCGACACAACTCGGCCTACTGGACCGGTGCGCGCTACATCGGCGTAGGCCCCTCGGCACACTCTTACGACGGCCGCGCCCGCAGCTGGAACGTAGCCTCGCTCCCCGCCTACGTCACCGGCAACCTCTCCGGCCGCCCCGACCGAGAGCGCGAAGTGACGGACGACGATATGCGTTACAACGAGTACCTCATGACCCGCCTTCGCACCATGTGGGGCATCAGCCTGCCACACCTCCGCGACACGTTCGGCCCCCGCCGCCTCGCCCACTTCCTCCGCCACGCCACGCCCTACATCGCCTCCGGTCGCCTCGTCCGCCTGCACGACCCAGCCGACACCATTCGCCTCACCGAGGAAGCCTTTTTCGTCTCCGACGGCATCATCTCCTCCCTCTTCGCCTGA